A window of Longibacter salinarum contains these coding sequences:
- a CDS encoding SDR family NAD(P)-dependent oxidoreductase, whose translation MGRAEDRVVIVTGAALGIGKATAEVFADEGARVALTDVLDDEGKEAARRIRDAGGEAQFWPMDVSVEEEVRDTFAEIHDHYERVDVLVNNAGISGVNLPTHEIEADDWKRVMDVNVMGVFYCTKHAIPYMKEAGAGSIINISSIYGLVGGPDVPPYHASKGAVRLMTKTDALLYAEDKIRVNSIHPGYIWTPMVENHLKKMGDVEEGKQQTAAMHPLGHMGKPEDIAYGVLYLASDEAKFVTGSELVIDGGYTAR comes from the coding sequence ATGGGACGCGCCGAAGATCGAGTTGTCATCGTTACGGGAGCAGCACTTGGTATTGGTAAGGCCACGGCTGAGGTCTTTGCAGATGAAGGCGCCCGTGTGGCACTGACGGATGTTTTGGATGACGAGGGGAAGGAGGCGGCCCGTCGAATTCGAGATGCGGGAGGCGAGGCGCAATTTTGGCCGATGGACGTTTCGGTCGAAGAAGAGGTGCGCGATACGTTTGCCGAAATCCACGATCACTACGAGCGCGTGGATGTCCTCGTCAACAATGCCGGAATTTCCGGTGTCAACCTCCCGACCCATGAGATCGAAGCGGACGACTGGAAGCGGGTCATGGACGTCAACGTTATGGGCGTATTCTACTGCACGAAGCACGCCATCCCGTACATGAAGGAGGCGGGTGCGGGCAGTATCATCAATATCTCGTCCATCTACGGGCTTGTTGGCGGGCCGGACGTTCCGCCATACCATGCCTCGAAGGGAGCCGTGCGCCTGATGACCAAGACGGATGCTCTGCTGTACGCGGAGGACAAGATCCGCGTCAACTCCATCCATCCGGGTTACATCTGGACGCCCATGGTCGAGAATCACCTGAAGAAGATGGGTGACGTCGAAGAGGGGAAGCAACAGACGGCCGCTATGCACCCACTCGGTCATATGGGCAAACCAGAAGATATCGCCTACGGGGTGCTCTACCTTGCCTCCGATGAGGCCAAATTCGTCACGGGGTCTGAGCTGGTCATTGACGGTGGGTATACCGCGCGCTGA
- the ppsA gene encoding phosphoenolpyruvate synthase: MSDSPVFIRWFETLTKDDVALVGGKNSSLGELVQNLSASGVRVPPGFATTSDAYWALLDESDLRTPIEKHLNAVGDGDISATEAAREIRTLIREAPLPEALDQQLTEAYRELGRRLKRDDVSVAVRSSATAEDLPTASFAGQQESFLNVRGEDDLKAACRRCFASLFTERAISYREAHGFDHMKVALSVGIQQMVRADRASAGVMFTIDTESGFRDVALIHAAWGLGEVVVKGQVTPDQYMVYTPFVDRKGGPPILEKTCGTKRQKLVYTEEGTGSGTSSVETTPEEREAFVLTDSEIQRLARWGADIEDHYGFPMDIEWAKDGENDAIYIVQARPETVHGKAGTSTITSYQLIETGQELVKGQSVGESIASGPVRIVTDPTSSSTFPEGAVLVAENTDPDWVPIMRKASAIVTDHGGRTSHAAIVSRELGVPAVVGTRTATSVLESGQQVTVSCAGEAQGVVYDGKLAFRTEEIALADLPKTRTNIMINVASPATALRWWRLPVDGVGLARMEYIINQVIRAHPLALTRFDEIDEPDVRSEIEWLTLRHDSPEDFFVETLAQGIATIAASQYPRPVIVRLSDFKTNEYAQLVGGAPFEPKEENPMLGWRGASRYYSDAYRDGFALECQALHRVRSEMGFTNVVIMIPFCRTPEEADRVLEEMEQHGLVRGGDGLQVYVMAEIPSNVTLAESFAERFNGFSIGSNDLTQLVLGVDRDSERLAYLFDERHPAVIETIRSLIQRAHSVNCPVGICGQAPSDYPDFASMLVEAGIDSISVLPDSVVQTLKTVAEAEKKIAQPIQ; encoded by the coding sequence ATGTCCGATTCCCCCGTCTTCATCCGCTGGTTCGAGACACTCACAAAGGACGACGTTGCTCTTGTCGGCGGAAAAAATTCGTCCCTTGGCGAACTTGTACAGAACCTGTCTGCAAGTGGCGTCCGCGTGCCTCCGGGATTTGCGACGACATCGGATGCGTACTGGGCGCTGCTGGACGAAAGTGACCTGCGCACTCCTATCGAGAAGCATTTGAATGCGGTAGGCGATGGAGACATCTCGGCGACGGAAGCCGCTCGGGAGATCCGGACGCTCATCCGCGAGGCTCCGCTGCCCGAAGCGCTTGACCAACAGCTCACGGAGGCGTATCGAGAGCTCGGCAGACGACTTAAACGAGACGACGTGAGCGTAGCCGTTCGAAGCTCCGCGACCGCGGAAGATCTGCCGACCGCTAGTTTCGCCGGTCAGCAGGAGTCCTTCCTAAACGTGCGAGGAGAAGACGATCTGAAGGCCGCCTGTCGTCGGTGTTTCGCGTCGCTGTTCACGGAGCGGGCGATTTCGTACCGCGAGGCTCATGGGTTCGACCACATGAAGGTCGCTCTCTCGGTCGGCATCCAGCAAATGGTGCGCGCGGATCGGGCGAGTGCCGGTGTGATGTTCACCATCGACACGGAAAGCGGGTTTCGCGATGTCGCCCTTATTCACGCCGCGTGGGGACTCGGAGAGGTCGTCGTCAAGGGCCAGGTCACGCCGGACCAGTACATGGTCTACACGCCCTTCGTTGATCGAAAGGGTGGACCACCGATTCTCGAGAAGACGTGCGGGACGAAGCGGCAGAAACTAGTCTATACTGAGGAAGGAACGGGGAGCGGAACGTCCAGCGTCGAAACCACGCCAGAAGAGCGGGAAGCCTTCGTACTTACGGACTCGGAAATTCAGCGCCTCGCTCGCTGGGGGGCGGACATCGAGGACCATTACGGTTTTCCGATGGATATTGAGTGGGCCAAAGATGGCGAAAACGACGCGATCTACATCGTCCAGGCCCGCCCTGAAACGGTCCACGGTAAGGCCGGCACGTCGACGATCACGAGCTATCAGCTGATCGAAACGGGACAAGAGCTGGTGAAGGGGCAAAGCGTAGGAGAAAGCATCGCCTCCGGGCCAGTACGTATTGTGACCGATCCGACATCGTCGTCGACCTTTCCCGAGGGGGCCGTCCTCGTGGCGGAGAACACCGATCCGGACTGGGTCCCGATTATGCGGAAGGCATCGGCGATCGTGACAGATCATGGGGGCCGAACGTCTCACGCGGCTATCGTTAGCCGAGAACTGGGAGTCCCGGCGGTGGTTGGGACGCGGACCGCGACGTCTGTCCTGGAGTCCGGTCAACAGGTGACGGTCTCGTGTGCTGGCGAAGCGCAGGGCGTTGTCTACGACGGCAAACTCGCGTTCAGGACCGAAGAGATCGCGCTTGCGGATCTGCCAAAGACCCGCACAAACATTATGATCAATGTCGCGAGTCCGGCGACGGCGCTTCGATGGTGGCGTCTACCCGTGGATGGAGTCGGCCTCGCACGCATGGAGTACATCATCAATCAGGTCATCCGCGCACATCCTCTGGCGCTCACCCGGTTCGATGAGATCGATGAGCCAGACGTGCGCTCGGAGATCGAGTGGCTCACGCTACGTCACGATTCGCCGGAAGATTTCTTCGTCGAAACGCTCGCTCAAGGCATCGCTACGATTGCGGCATCGCAGTATCCGCGTCCCGTCATCGTGCGATTGAGTGATTTCAAAACCAACGAATACGCTCAGCTCGTCGGTGGGGCGCCATTCGAACCGAAAGAAGAGAATCCGATGCTCGGATGGCGCGGCGCATCCCGCTACTACAGCGACGCCTATCGTGACGGGTTCGCGCTCGAATGCCAGGCGCTCCATCGCGTCCGGTCTGAGATGGGCTTCACGAACGTCGTCATCATGATTCCCTTCTGCCGGACGCCGGAAGAGGCGGATCGCGTGTTGGAAGAGATGGAGCAGCACGGACTCGTCCGCGGAGGCGACGGTCTCCAGGTCTACGTGATGGCAGAGATCCCGTCGAATGTCACGCTGGCCGAGTCCTTTGCCGAGCGCTTCAACGGGTTCTCCATCGGATCGAACGACCTGACGCAGCTCGTGCTCGGAGTCGATCGGGATTCCGAACGGCTCGCATACTTGTTTGACGAGCGGCACCCGGCGGTTATCGAAACCATCCGCAGCCTCATCCAGCGCGCTCACTCTGTGAACTGCCCGGTCGGCATCTGCGGACAGGCGCCGAGCGACTATCCAGACTTTGCCTCGATGCTCGTGGAGGCCGGCATCGACTCAATTTCCGTGCTTCCGGACAGCGTCGTGCAGACGCTCAAAACCGTCGCAGAGGCAGAGAAAAAGATTGCGCAGCCCATTCAGTGA